From Poecile atricapillus isolate bPoeAtr1 chromosome Z, bPoeAtr1.hap1, whole genome shotgun sequence, one genomic window encodes:
- the LOC131592701 gene encoding TRIO and F-actin-binding protein-like isoform X1 — protein MLHQQHEPDLLNFKKGWMSILDEPGEWKKHWFVLTDSSLRYYRDSNAEEADDLDGEIDLRSCTDVTEFAVQRNYGFQIHTKDAVFTLSAMTSGIRRNWIEALRKNVRPVSAPDVTKLPDCDKENFRNCVPQKGALRTEEQQRPGSGSEGNSKGSHWKADGQRHAFDYVELSPLPQDPGNQGSLQRTKGSLRISDRTPKYEELERDLAIRSEERRKWFETPDGRVPNSDGPAGDPSCKAGEQDLPAPPLSEDQRIRLNEEIEKKWLELERLPLKDLRRVPLTTLLNQSKDGQGDTNEALKKEIQSLRAQLESCRARNESLREAAKSQGDSHVPQGYISQEACERSLAEMESSHQQVMEELQRHHQRELERLRQEKERLLAEEAAATAAAIEALKKAHREEMNKELGRTRSFQQCSSLPEALQKQHQLDMESLKRELQVLSEQYSQKCLEIGELTQKAEEREQILERCQQEGKDLLQKNQELQTRLSDEIGKLRSFISSRGSGDRASHNNERSSCELEVLLRVKENELQYVKKEVQCLREELQMMQKDKRFASGKYQDVYAELNHIKVRSEREIEQLKEHLRLAMAALQEKESLCNSK, from the exons ATGCTGCACCAGCAACATGAG ccGGATCTCCTCAATTTCAAGAAGGGATGGATGTCCATCCTGGACGAGCCAGGAGAG TGGAAGAAACATTGGTTCGTGCTGACCGACTCAAGCCTGAGGTATTACCGGGACTCAAACGCAGAGGAG GCTGATGACCTTGACGGAGAAATCGACCTCCGTTCCTGCACGGATGTGACAGAGTTCGCGGTGCAGCGCAACTACGGCTTCCAGATACAC ACAAAAGATGCCGTCTTCACCCTGTCAGCGATGACCTCTGGCATCCGGCGCAACTGGATTGAGGCCCTGAGGAAGAATGTGCGCCCAGTCAGTGCTCCAGACGTCACCAA GCTCCCTGACTGTGACAAGGAGAACTTTCGTAACTGCGTTCCCCAGAAAGGCGCACTCCGGACGGAGGAGCAGCAGCGGCCGGGCTCAGGCTCCGAGGGGAACTCCAAGGGCAGTCACTGGAAGGCAGATGGGCAGCGCCATGCCTTTGACTATGTGGAGCTGTCCCCCTTGCCACAAGACCCTGGAAATCAGGGGTCCCTGCAGAGGACAAAAGGGAGCTTGAGGATCTCCGACCGAACTCCCAAGTACGAGGAGCTGGAGCGGGATCTGGCCATCCGTTCAGAGGAGAGGCGGAAATGGTTCGAGACCCCCGATGGCAGGGTCCCAAACAGCGATGGCCCCGCAGGAGACCCTTCCTGCAAGGCCGGGGAGCAGGACCTCCCCGCTCCTCCGCTTTCGGAGGACCAACGGATCCGTCTGAATGAGGAGATAGAGAAgaagtggctggagctggagcgcCTGCCCTTGAAGGACTTGCGGCGGGTGCCCTTGACAACACTGCTGAACCAAAGCAAGGACGGCCAGGGAGACACCAATGAGGCGCTGAAAAAGGAG ATCCAGTCACTGCGGGCACAGCTGGAGTCCTGCCGGGCCAGAAATGAGAGCCTTCGGGAGGCAGCAAAGTCCCAGGGGGACAGCCATGTGCCCCAAGGGTACATCTCACAG GAGGCCTGCGAGCGCAGCCTGGCTGAGATGGAGTCATCCCACCAGCAAGtgatggaggagctgcagcGGCATCACCAACGGGAGCTGGAGCGGCTGCGGCAGGAGAAGGAGCGGCTCCTGGCAGAGGAGGCGGCGGCAACGGCAGCAG CCATTGAGGCACTGAAGAAAGCCCACCGGGAGGAAATGAATAAGGAGCTGGGCAGGACACGGAGCTTCCAGCAATGCAGCTCGCTCCCAGAAGCCCTCCAGAAGCAGCACCA GTTGGACATGGAGTCACTGAAGCGGGAACTGCAGGTGCTTTCTGAGCAGTATTCCCAAAAGTGCCTGGAAATTGGGGAGCTCACCCAGAAGGCGGAAGAGCGGGAGCAGATATTGGAGCGCTGTCAGCAGGAGGGGAAGGACCTCCTCCAGAAAAATCAG gagctgcagaccCGCCTCTCGGATGAGATCGGGAAGCTGCGGAGCTTTATTTCATCGCGGGGCTCTGGGGACCGCGCTTCGCACAACAATGAGCGGAGTTCCTGCGAGCTGGAG GTGCTGCTGCGGGTGAAGGAGAATGAGCTCCAGTATGTAAAGAAGGAGGTGCAGTGCCTccgggaggagctgcagatgaTGCAAAAG GACAAGAGATTCGCCTCAGGGAAATACCAAGATGTCTATGCAGAGCTGAATCACATCAAGGTGCGCTCAGAGCGAGAGATcgagcagctgaaggagcacCTGCGCCTGGCCATGGCGGCTCTGCAGGAGAAGGAGTCACTGTGCAACAGCAAGTAG
- the LOC131592701 gene encoding TRIO and F-actin-binding protein-like isoform X2 has translation MRLGGGRECVETSLWHRPDLLNFKKGWMSILDEPGEWKKHWFVLTDSSLRYYRDSNAEEADDLDGEIDLRSCTDVTEFAVQRNYGFQIHTKDAVFTLSAMTSGIRRNWIEALRKNVRPVSAPDVTKLPDCDKENFRNCVPQKGALRTEEQQRPGSGSEGNSKGSHWKADGQRHAFDYVELSPLPQDPGNQGSLQRTKGSLRISDRTPKYEELERDLAIRSEERRKWFETPDGRVPNSDGPAGDPSCKAGEQDLPAPPLSEDQRIRLNEEIEKKWLELERLPLKDLRRVPLTTLLNQSKDGQGDTNEALKKEIQSLRAQLESCRARNESLREAAKSQGDSHVPQGYISQEACERSLAEMESSHQQVMEELQRHHQRELERLRQEKERLLAEEAAATAAAIEALKKAHREEMNKELGRTRSFQQCSSLPEALQKQHQLDMESLKRELQVLSEQYSQKCLEIGELTQKAEEREQILERCQQEGKDLLQKNQELQTRLSDEIGKLRSFISSRGSGDRASHNNERSSCELEVLLRVKENELQYVKKEVQCLREELQMMQKDKRFASGKYQDVYAELNHIKVRSEREIEQLKEHLRLAMAALQEKESLCNSK, from the exons ATGAGGTTAGGAGGAGGCAGAGAGTGCGTGGAAACTTCTTTGTGGCACAGG ccGGATCTCCTCAATTTCAAGAAGGGATGGATGTCCATCCTGGACGAGCCAGGAGAG TGGAAGAAACATTGGTTCGTGCTGACCGACTCAAGCCTGAGGTATTACCGGGACTCAAACGCAGAGGAG GCTGATGACCTTGACGGAGAAATCGACCTCCGTTCCTGCACGGATGTGACAGAGTTCGCGGTGCAGCGCAACTACGGCTTCCAGATACAC ACAAAAGATGCCGTCTTCACCCTGTCAGCGATGACCTCTGGCATCCGGCGCAACTGGATTGAGGCCCTGAGGAAGAATGTGCGCCCAGTCAGTGCTCCAGACGTCACCAA GCTCCCTGACTGTGACAAGGAGAACTTTCGTAACTGCGTTCCCCAGAAAGGCGCACTCCGGACGGAGGAGCAGCAGCGGCCGGGCTCAGGCTCCGAGGGGAACTCCAAGGGCAGTCACTGGAAGGCAGATGGGCAGCGCCATGCCTTTGACTATGTGGAGCTGTCCCCCTTGCCACAAGACCCTGGAAATCAGGGGTCCCTGCAGAGGACAAAAGGGAGCTTGAGGATCTCCGACCGAACTCCCAAGTACGAGGAGCTGGAGCGGGATCTGGCCATCCGTTCAGAGGAGAGGCGGAAATGGTTCGAGACCCCCGATGGCAGGGTCCCAAACAGCGATGGCCCCGCAGGAGACCCTTCCTGCAAGGCCGGGGAGCAGGACCTCCCCGCTCCTCCGCTTTCGGAGGACCAACGGATCCGTCTGAATGAGGAGATAGAGAAgaagtggctggagctggagcgcCTGCCCTTGAAGGACTTGCGGCGGGTGCCCTTGACAACACTGCTGAACCAAAGCAAGGACGGCCAGGGAGACACCAATGAGGCGCTGAAAAAGGAG ATCCAGTCACTGCGGGCACAGCTGGAGTCCTGCCGGGCCAGAAATGAGAGCCTTCGGGAGGCAGCAAAGTCCCAGGGGGACAGCCATGTGCCCCAAGGGTACATCTCACAG GAGGCCTGCGAGCGCAGCCTGGCTGAGATGGAGTCATCCCACCAGCAAGtgatggaggagctgcagcGGCATCACCAACGGGAGCTGGAGCGGCTGCGGCAGGAGAAGGAGCGGCTCCTGGCAGAGGAGGCGGCGGCAACGGCAGCAG CCATTGAGGCACTGAAGAAAGCCCACCGGGAGGAAATGAATAAGGAGCTGGGCAGGACACGGAGCTTCCAGCAATGCAGCTCGCTCCCAGAAGCCCTCCAGAAGCAGCACCA GTTGGACATGGAGTCACTGAAGCGGGAACTGCAGGTGCTTTCTGAGCAGTATTCCCAAAAGTGCCTGGAAATTGGGGAGCTCACCCAGAAGGCGGAAGAGCGGGAGCAGATATTGGAGCGCTGTCAGCAGGAGGGGAAGGACCTCCTCCAGAAAAATCAG gagctgcagaccCGCCTCTCGGATGAGATCGGGAAGCTGCGGAGCTTTATTTCATCGCGGGGCTCTGGGGACCGCGCTTCGCACAACAATGAGCGGAGTTCCTGCGAGCTGGAG GTGCTGCTGCGGGTGAAGGAGAATGAGCTCCAGTATGTAAAGAAGGAGGTGCAGTGCCTccgggaggagctgcagatgaTGCAAAAG GACAAGAGATTCGCCTCAGGGAAATACCAAGATGTCTATGCAGAGCTGAATCACATCAAGGTGCGCTCAGAGCGAGAGATcgagcagctgaaggagcacCTGCGCCTGGCCATGGCGGCTCTGCAGGAGAAGGAGTCACTGTGCAACAGCAAGTAG
- the LOC131592701 gene encoding TRIO and F-actin-binding protein-like isoform X3: MLHQQHEPDLLNFKKGWMSILDEPGEADDLDGEIDLRSCTDVTEFAVQRNYGFQIHTKDAVFTLSAMTSGIRRNWIEALRKNVRPVSAPDVTKLPDCDKENFRNCVPQKGALRTEEQQRPGSGSEGNSKGSHWKADGQRHAFDYVELSPLPQDPGNQGSLQRTKGSLRISDRTPKYEELERDLAIRSEERRKWFETPDGRVPNSDGPAGDPSCKAGEQDLPAPPLSEDQRIRLNEEIEKKWLELERLPLKDLRRVPLTTLLNQSKDGQGDTNEALKKEIQSLRAQLESCRARNESLREAAKSQGDSHVPQGYISQEACERSLAEMESSHQQVMEELQRHHQRELERLRQEKERLLAEEAAATAAAIEALKKAHREEMNKELGRTRSFQQCSSLPEALQKQHQLDMESLKRELQVLSEQYSQKCLEIGELTQKAEEREQILERCQQEGKDLLQKNQELQTRLSDEIGKLRSFISSRGSGDRASHNNERSSCELEVLLRVKENELQYVKKEVQCLREELQMMQKDKRFASGKYQDVYAELNHIKVRSEREIEQLKEHLRLAMAALQEKESLCNSK, encoded by the exons ATGCTGCACCAGCAACATGAG ccGGATCTCCTCAATTTCAAGAAGGGATGGATGTCCATCCTGGACGAGCCAGGAGAG GCTGATGACCTTGACGGAGAAATCGACCTCCGTTCCTGCACGGATGTGACAGAGTTCGCGGTGCAGCGCAACTACGGCTTCCAGATACAC ACAAAAGATGCCGTCTTCACCCTGTCAGCGATGACCTCTGGCATCCGGCGCAACTGGATTGAGGCCCTGAGGAAGAATGTGCGCCCAGTCAGTGCTCCAGACGTCACCAA GCTCCCTGACTGTGACAAGGAGAACTTTCGTAACTGCGTTCCCCAGAAAGGCGCACTCCGGACGGAGGAGCAGCAGCGGCCGGGCTCAGGCTCCGAGGGGAACTCCAAGGGCAGTCACTGGAAGGCAGATGGGCAGCGCCATGCCTTTGACTATGTGGAGCTGTCCCCCTTGCCACAAGACCCTGGAAATCAGGGGTCCCTGCAGAGGACAAAAGGGAGCTTGAGGATCTCCGACCGAACTCCCAAGTACGAGGAGCTGGAGCGGGATCTGGCCATCCGTTCAGAGGAGAGGCGGAAATGGTTCGAGACCCCCGATGGCAGGGTCCCAAACAGCGATGGCCCCGCAGGAGACCCTTCCTGCAAGGCCGGGGAGCAGGACCTCCCCGCTCCTCCGCTTTCGGAGGACCAACGGATCCGTCTGAATGAGGAGATAGAGAAgaagtggctggagctggagcgcCTGCCCTTGAAGGACTTGCGGCGGGTGCCCTTGACAACACTGCTGAACCAAAGCAAGGACGGCCAGGGAGACACCAATGAGGCGCTGAAAAAGGAG ATCCAGTCACTGCGGGCACAGCTGGAGTCCTGCCGGGCCAGAAATGAGAGCCTTCGGGAGGCAGCAAAGTCCCAGGGGGACAGCCATGTGCCCCAAGGGTACATCTCACAG GAGGCCTGCGAGCGCAGCCTGGCTGAGATGGAGTCATCCCACCAGCAAGtgatggaggagctgcagcGGCATCACCAACGGGAGCTGGAGCGGCTGCGGCAGGAGAAGGAGCGGCTCCTGGCAGAGGAGGCGGCGGCAACGGCAGCAG CCATTGAGGCACTGAAGAAAGCCCACCGGGAGGAAATGAATAAGGAGCTGGGCAGGACACGGAGCTTCCAGCAATGCAGCTCGCTCCCAGAAGCCCTCCAGAAGCAGCACCA GTTGGACATGGAGTCACTGAAGCGGGAACTGCAGGTGCTTTCTGAGCAGTATTCCCAAAAGTGCCTGGAAATTGGGGAGCTCACCCAGAAGGCGGAAGAGCGGGAGCAGATATTGGAGCGCTGTCAGCAGGAGGGGAAGGACCTCCTCCAGAAAAATCAG gagctgcagaccCGCCTCTCGGATGAGATCGGGAAGCTGCGGAGCTTTATTTCATCGCGGGGCTCTGGGGACCGCGCTTCGCACAACAATGAGCGGAGTTCCTGCGAGCTGGAG GTGCTGCTGCGGGTGAAGGAGAATGAGCTCCAGTATGTAAAGAAGGAGGTGCAGTGCCTccgggaggagctgcagatgaTGCAAAAG GACAAGAGATTCGCCTCAGGGAAATACCAAGATGTCTATGCAGAGCTGAATCACATCAAGGTGCGCTCAGAGCGAGAGATcgagcagctgaaggagcacCTGCGCCTGGCCATGGCGGCTCTGCAGGAGAAGGAGTCACTGTGCAACAGCAAGTAG
- the LOC131592701 gene encoding TRIO and F-actin-binding protein-like isoform X4, with the protein MTPDLLNFKKGWMSILDEPGEWKKHWFVLTDSSLRYYRDSNAEEADDLDGEIDLRSCTDVTEFAVQRNYGFQIHTKDAVFTLSAMTSGIRRNWIEALRKNVRPVSAPDVTKLPDCDKENFRNCVPQKGALRTEEQQRPGSGSEGNSKGSHWKADGQRHAFDYVELSPLPQDPGNQGSLQRTKGSLRISDRTPKYEELERDLAIRSEERRKWFETPDGRVPNSDGPAGDPSCKAGEQDLPAPPLSEDQRIRLNEEIEKKWLELERLPLKDLRRVPLTTLLNQSKDGQGDTNEALKKEIQSLRAQLESCRARNESLREAAKSQGDSHVPQGYISQEACERSLAEMESSHQQVMEELQRHHQRELERLRQEKERLLAEEAAATAAAIEALKKAHREEMNKELGRTRSFQQCSSLPEALQKQHQLDMESLKRELQVLSEQYSQKCLEIGELTQKAEEREQILERCQQEGKDLLQKNQELQTRLSDEIGKLRSFISSRGSGDRASHNNERSSCELEVLLRVKENELQYVKKEVQCLREELQMMQKDKRFASGKYQDVYAELNHIKVRSEREIEQLKEHLRLAMAALQEKESLCNSK; encoded by the exons ATGACG ccGGATCTCCTCAATTTCAAGAAGGGATGGATGTCCATCCTGGACGAGCCAGGAGAG TGGAAGAAACATTGGTTCGTGCTGACCGACTCAAGCCTGAGGTATTACCGGGACTCAAACGCAGAGGAG GCTGATGACCTTGACGGAGAAATCGACCTCCGTTCCTGCACGGATGTGACAGAGTTCGCGGTGCAGCGCAACTACGGCTTCCAGATACAC ACAAAAGATGCCGTCTTCACCCTGTCAGCGATGACCTCTGGCATCCGGCGCAACTGGATTGAGGCCCTGAGGAAGAATGTGCGCCCAGTCAGTGCTCCAGACGTCACCAA GCTCCCTGACTGTGACAAGGAGAACTTTCGTAACTGCGTTCCCCAGAAAGGCGCACTCCGGACGGAGGAGCAGCAGCGGCCGGGCTCAGGCTCCGAGGGGAACTCCAAGGGCAGTCACTGGAAGGCAGATGGGCAGCGCCATGCCTTTGACTATGTGGAGCTGTCCCCCTTGCCACAAGACCCTGGAAATCAGGGGTCCCTGCAGAGGACAAAAGGGAGCTTGAGGATCTCCGACCGAACTCCCAAGTACGAGGAGCTGGAGCGGGATCTGGCCATCCGTTCAGAGGAGAGGCGGAAATGGTTCGAGACCCCCGATGGCAGGGTCCCAAACAGCGATGGCCCCGCAGGAGACCCTTCCTGCAAGGCCGGGGAGCAGGACCTCCCCGCTCCTCCGCTTTCGGAGGACCAACGGATCCGTCTGAATGAGGAGATAGAGAAgaagtggctggagctggagcgcCTGCCCTTGAAGGACTTGCGGCGGGTGCCCTTGACAACACTGCTGAACCAAAGCAAGGACGGCCAGGGAGACACCAATGAGGCGCTGAAAAAGGAG ATCCAGTCACTGCGGGCACAGCTGGAGTCCTGCCGGGCCAGAAATGAGAGCCTTCGGGAGGCAGCAAAGTCCCAGGGGGACAGCCATGTGCCCCAAGGGTACATCTCACAG GAGGCCTGCGAGCGCAGCCTGGCTGAGATGGAGTCATCCCACCAGCAAGtgatggaggagctgcagcGGCATCACCAACGGGAGCTGGAGCGGCTGCGGCAGGAGAAGGAGCGGCTCCTGGCAGAGGAGGCGGCGGCAACGGCAGCAG CCATTGAGGCACTGAAGAAAGCCCACCGGGAGGAAATGAATAAGGAGCTGGGCAGGACACGGAGCTTCCAGCAATGCAGCTCGCTCCCAGAAGCCCTCCAGAAGCAGCACCA GTTGGACATGGAGTCACTGAAGCGGGAACTGCAGGTGCTTTCTGAGCAGTATTCCCAAAAGTGCCTGGAAATTGGGGAGCTCACCCAGAAGGCGGAAGAGCGGGAGCAGATATTGGAGCGCTGTCAGCAGGAGGGGAAGGACCTCCTCCAGAAAAATCAG gagctgcagaccCGCCTCTCGGATGAGATCGGGAAGCTGCGGAGCTTTATTTCATCGCGGGGCTCTGGGGACCGCGCTTCGCACAACAATGAGCGGAGTTCCTGCGAGCTGGAG GTGCTGCTGCGGGTGAAGGAGAATGAGCTCCAGTATGTAAAGAAGGAGGTGCAGTGCCTccgggaggagctgcagatgaTGCAAAAG GACAAGAGATTCGCCTCAGGGAAATACCAAGATGTCTATGCAGAGCTGAATCACATCAAGGTGCGCTCAGAGCGAGAGATcgagcagctgaaggagcacCTGCGCCTGGCCATGGCGGCTCTGCAGGAGAAGGAGTCACTGTGCAACAGCAAGTAG
- the LOC131592701 gene encoding TRIO and F-actin-binding protein-like isoform X5, protein MTPDLLNFKKGWMSILDEPGEADDLDGEIDLRSCTDVTEFAVQRNYGFQIHTKDAVFTLSAMTSGIRRNWIEALRKNVRPVSAPDVTKLPDCDKENFRNCVPQKGALRTEEQQRPGSGSEGNSKGSHWKADGQRHAFDYVELSPLPQDPGNQGSLQRTKGSLRISDRTPKYEELERDLAIRSEERRKWFETPDGRVPNSDGPAGDPSCKAGEQDLPAPPLSEDQRIRLNEEIEKKWLELERLPLKDLRRVPLTTLLNQSKDGQGDTNEALKKEIQSLRAQLESCRARNESLREAAKSQGDSHVPQGYISQEACERSLAEMESSHQQVMEELQRHHQRELERLRQEKERLLAEEAAATAAAIEALKKAHREEMNKELGRTRSFQQCSSLPEALQKQHQLDMESLKRELQVLSEQYSQKCLEIGELTQKAEEREQILERCQQEGKDLLQKNQELQTRLSDEIGKLRSFISSRGSGDRASHNNERSSCELEVLLRVKENELQYVKKEVQCLREELQMMQKDKRFASGKYQDVYAELNHIKVRSEREIEQLKEHLRLAMAALQEKESLCNSK, encoded by the exons ATGACG ccGGATCTCCTCAATTTCAAGAAGGGATGGATGTCCATCCTGGACGAGCCAGGAGAG GCTGATGACCTTGACGGAGAAATCGACCTCCGTTCCTGCACGGATGTGACAGAGTTCGCGGTGCAGCGCAACTACGGCTTCCAGATACAC ACAAAAGATGCCGTCTTCACCCTGTCAGCGATGACCTCTGGCATCCGGCGCAACTGGATTGAGGCCCTGAGGAAGAATGTGCGCCCAGTCAGTGCTCCAGACGTCACCAA GCTCCCTGACTGTGACAAGGAGAACTTTCGTAACTGCGTTCCCCAGAAAGGCGCACTCCGGACGGAGGAGCAGCAGCGGCCGGGCTCAGGCTCCGAGGGGAACTCCAAGGGCAGTCACTGGAAGGCAGATGGGCAGCGCCATGCCTTTGACTATGTGGAGCTGTCCCCCTTGCCACAAGACCCTGGAAATCAGGGGTCCCTGCAGAGGACAAAAGGGAGCTTGAGGATCTCCGACCGAACTCCCAAGTACGAGGAGCTGGAGCGGGATCTGGCCATCCGTTCAGAGGAGAGGCGGAAATGGTTCGAGACCCCCGATGGCAGGGTCCCAAACAGCGATGGCCCCGCAGGAGACCCTTCCTGCAAGGCCGGGGAGCAGGACCTCCCCGCTCCTCCGCTTTCGGAGGACCAACGGATCCGTCTGAATGAGGAGATAGAGAAgaagtggctggagctggagcgcCTGCCCTTGAAGGACTTGCGGCGGGTGCCCTTGACAACACTGCTGAACCAAAGCAAGGACGGCCAGGGAGACACCAATGAGGCGCTGAAAAAGGAG ATCCAGTCACTGCGGGCACAGCTGGAGTCCTGCCGGGCCAGAAATGAGAGCCTTCGGGAGGCAGCAAAGTCCCAGGGGGACAGCCATGTGCCCCAAGGGTACATCTCACAG GAGGCCTGCGAGCGCAGCCTGGCTGAGATGGAGTCATCCCACCAGCAAGtgatggaggagctgcagcGGCATCACCAACGGGAGCTGGAGCGGCTGCGGCAGGAGAAGGAGCGGCTCCTGGCAGAGGAGGCGGCGGCAACGGCAGCAG CCATTGAGGCACTGAAGAAAGCCCACCGGGAGGAAATGAATAAGGAGCTGGGCAGGACACGGAGCTTCCAGCAATGCAGCTCGCTCCCAGAAGCCCTCCAGAAGCAGCACCA GTTGGACATGGAGTCACTGAAGCGGGAACTGCAGGTGCTTTCTGAGCAGTATTCCCAAAAGTGCCTGGAAATTGGGGAGCTCACCCAGAAGGCGGAAGAGCGGGAGCAGATATTGGAGCGCTGTCAGCAGGAGGGGAAGGACCTCCTCCAGAAAAATCAG gagctgcagaccCGCCTCTCGGATGAGATCGGGAAGCTGCGGAGCTTTATTTCATCGCGGGGCTCTGGGGACCGCGCTTCGCACAACAATGAGCGGAGTTCCTGCGAGCTGGAG GTGCTGCTGCGGGTGAAGGAGAATGAGCTCCAGTATGTAAAGAAGGAGGTGCAGTGCCTccgggaggagctgcagatgaTGCAAAAG GACAAGAGATTCGCCTCAGGGAAATACCAAGATGTCTATGCAGAGCTGAATCACATCAAGGTGCGCTCAGAGCGAGAGATcgagcagctgaaggagcacCTGCGCCTGGCCATGGCGGCTCTGCAGGAGAAGGAGTCACTGTGCAACAGCAAGTAG